AAGGCGCGGCCCACGTTCCCCGTAGTAAATTGAAGCTAATGCgacagatatatatatatatgtatatatccaTCTACCCACTAGCTGTGCTAATCAGTTAGAATTCGCAAGAGTAGAGAACGCAAataagtaaacaaacaaattgctttCATCATCTCCCATTTGGtacaacgcggcgtatgcgtgttGTTGTTTTGAAAACAACTCAGCTGATTTTTGATTTCGCCGCAAACAGGAAAACAGCTGTTCCGTTCGCTCcgcactctctctctcgctcagTCTTTCTCTCTCGCAATTGTTAATCATAATTTTAAATAGACAATAAtcgtttgttttgatttcgaGCTTCCAATTTGCGAGCGTGCGCGAGTTGCTCactttttgttgatttttgtaCAGTATTATTTTCTGAGTTccctgctgttgttgtattCTGCTGCCATTGACGTCGCGCTCGCtctttattattgtttttgttgctgtttttgttttttcgtaTAGCCCGTCCGTTTTTTTCGGTTCGTTTTCGCCGCAGTCGAAattcgtcgtcgtcgccgtCGTTTGCCTCGCATTTTGCACTTTGCGGTCCGTtcgaaatttttattttggattTAACGCGAGCTAGACGTCTATATATACCACTATATATAATATCCGTCTATATGTGCCACCATATCGAAATCGGTTCTACCTATCGGCACACACAAATAATAACATTCGAATGACCAACGTAATTTGACATCGgtcaataaataaactaataaagTGTAGAACGGTGTGGTGTACAAGTTGCAAAACGCTGAGCTCATTATTTCTGGCTAATTAGCATAAAAATCGTAGAAAGCTCTAAGGCGGCCGTAAAagttaataaacaaaataaaaatatgctTCTTCGATTGGGGAAATGAGTGTTCCTCGCTAATCGTTAATTCCTTAGCAATTTTTATAGtgcaataaacataaatcgTGACCCAGTGACATAGTTGAAATCACCTTATCAGCAGCACCGTTTATAATCGGATCTAAAACAATCTGGACACAGtacaaaacaacaattaaagctacaattaataaatattatttgtaaacTGTGTGGAGGGGCAAAAATCACGTGCTTCTAATTGCAATACTTGTTCGCGTTAATTAGTGTTAAATACACTTGCTATCGCCTTTGTTTTTTAGCCAGACAGAACAATTGTAAATCTGCCCGAGTATCATTTTCCCAGCTGCGATTCCCTGACAAATTTATGCTCCACTTTCATGTTATGGAATTTTCAATGGACTccaaaaaaactaaaaggTTGGTTTCGCGATCTTATACTTACTATTATTTGGACAGCGAAAGACCGATAAGCACATAAAAACGGGATGACACAACTTATGTATATCCaggaaatatttggtttacagacgataaaaataaattgtgatAAACAATTCGAAGGTTTTGAGTTCAAGTTTATGAAAAAAGATTCAAGAACCACATAAGTTTACATGGTTTTGCCATATGCAGTTATCTTATCGGTGTCATTACGAAATTCGTAtaattttcattgttttcgctATCACTTGCTGCACAGATAATcgaattaataaaataaaaacgccAAGAAAACAAACTGCAAAGGGTTCAAGGGCAAAAGTTGATGGATTATTGGCTAAGATAAGATAAATGTTCGAAATTCAAAACAAGTTGTATGATTTCAATTGTAGAGATAGCAATCGGTGGCATCTAGAAAATACACATTTTGTATAAACAACAAGCGAACAGATAAATGTATATATCTTGACTTTCCGCCAAATTCTGGAAATATTTCCCTACAACGCCAATATTATGAATTATCACCCACACTTCTCGCCTCCTTATTCATAAGCGcgtttgccaaaaatatttatttatttttgttaactcGCCGTTATTATTCTGccaattttattgttatcaTTCAGCATGATTCTGAAGAAATGTTTGATTACCTATCGATTAAACATAAATCACTGGATTAGCGTGGAACCAATTGATTGGGTTTGtcagcatttttattattgttttaaaaatgtttttttttacttttctcaTAAATAACCAGAGCAGTCTTCAAAAGTGAAAACACCGAGCGAAAATCTATTGGTGCTCAAAATGCTCAACAGGGATACAAAAAAgctcctaaaaataattcCATGCGttaaactataaatatttttccaacgaaattgaattcgttaaaagaataaataaaaaagctgAATGTTTCAGTGATTTCTATGAAAGAACTGCATGGCAGAGAATGATGtgatgaaatgaaaattagtttaaacaaattaaatacaattcaTGGATATTTCTTCAGTTCCTATTGTATTAAACATCCAAACATGAAGATGATTCTGCATTTGTTGTCATTCGAATTCCATAAAACAGTGACAAATGAGTATGTGGCAGTCGAACCCCCATATATTAAATACTTGCCTTACTTTCTTGCCTCTGCTGCAGTTTTTGAATGATTTTACGTTTTATTTGGATTTGAGTTTGGCCCAGTGCGCTGGATTAATCGCCTGGTAGAGATATTTGTTCGGGTTCGTCGAACATCTTATAAGTGGCATGGAATCGTGTTATTCgcgtgttgttgctgttctcaTATGACACATCCAGAGAGCTTTTATAAGAAGTATGTACGATTCGTTCGGGAAGACGATTTGGGTGAGCGTGTTAATATGGTATTAATAATATGAACGTGTATGTATAACTGCctgtgtacatatgttttcGCATTCTTTATTTGAGATTTCCTTGTGATGTTTTCGATTTTCTTCGCATACATGTGTTCAGTGAAATGTCAAACATTTTACGCTTTGATTAGACAGAGCTGTCTTTGGGCAATTTCCTTGGATGCGATTTCACGGCTTTTCGCTACAAGGTTCGGGATCAACCTTTGCTGTCTGTTGCCCTGTGAGCCTTCCAAATTGCCTTGTACTTCAACTTTATCAATTATTCACGGAAAGCGGCGACGAAAACCTTTACCCTGAACTTTACCAGACCTTCGGTCGGAGCTCAAAACAGCTGATTGTGGTGCATGACACACGGCATATCGTTTGGATTACGTTTGGTAGCTACATATATTATTCACCAGTTCCATCCAATAATGTTATACTTGGCTTGGTCTTAAAGAACATTGTCAATCGTGTTCCGGTCTATTGATTGAATTCGATTTTAAAGGAATTCTGGCCAGGAATAAGTCACGATAGGACATCTGAATAATAGAACGAGGTGATTTCACTTTTGTGTTCTATCTATTCCAATGCCTAAGTGCATTTTACATTGGTCGTACAATTAATTGATTATTATGCTTACGTAGAATGAGGGTCTCAATCATTTTAACACTTTTAGTGTGGCTTTCCCTACAAATTGTGATAAAAATAAGTTGAAGCTCAACATTTTtgcaattcaaattaatttcggTTTCGTAGTGCCTACAATTGAAGCGATAATAGTCTGGGAAAGCCATATTACACATTCCCGTCAATTTCCTTAGTTAGAATTCGGTTTCTGCTCTTATCATCGTGTCAGTAAACAGATATGGCTTGccaaaaggaaataaaatcaTCAATtggaattattattttgcatattccaCAGAGTGTGTTCCATTTTGACAGATGGTCGAAGGCATTCCATTCATTAGACCATATGCCTATGTTAAGTTTACAATCGTTTTCTGGCAATTTAGATATAACGCCGAAATATTGAATGATAAGCCGAAACGATACAGTCCCCAAGTCCAGAATGGAGCCCATAAAGGGAGCTCGTTTTGTTTCCTCTTCCCAAATTGAGTTTTTCGGGGCGTGTTCTTGCCACACCCCCACACTTGATGATGATTAAATTGTTGATGGTTGCTGATGATAATTTCTATTTACAGATTTCGCTTTATAGGCGTGTCCTAGAACCAAGGTTGGGTAAAAAACAGACATAGCAGATCACAAATCAAAGATTCATACAGCATATATCGCTTATACGCAAGTTTTAGAATGCCAaagcaattaataaatgtCACATGTCATATCTCTATTTTTTCTATCTTGAAAACTAGacaattttatgattttaaataaatttaaaagaataaaatgtcaaaactTAGATAAATTATTAgtacaaataaacaataaacaaatacaacaTTAAAAGCTTTCTTCCTCCATATATGTAcgtgttttctttttgatttttgcaCAAAGAGTGAATCATTTTGGGACTTATCCGGCTATCTACACATGTAATTCCATACCTATAAATAACTGATAAGTGTAATCCGTTTAATCATTAAACCGATAATGATAATGTGCTTCGTTCTTTTTTTAACCAGGCACAAATCAAAACCCAAATGAGCAGCACCTGAGCGATCCAGCTGCCTCGCCCGCCACCGCCAGTCccaacaacaccagcaacaacactGCAACAGCTGGAGCGTCAACCACATCAACAACCACTGGAACCTCTGCGGCGGGTGGAGTGggcggaggcggcggtggcggtggaaTCGCAGTGGGCGTGGTGACACCAACAAAGAGCCCACAGCGTAACGCTTTCCAGGAAGATGCTTATCAGGCGAACCTGGCTGGCGGCGATAGCGTCGATAACGTGGAATCAGCTCAATCGGATGGCAATCCGAGTGGTGGATCGCCCGGCCAGCGTCACTCGATAAACTCGGCGGAATACACATCCACGCCGAAGACGACTCGTAGTGGGCCGAGCGGTAGCACTACGGCCAGTGGGACAACGTCGCCCATTAACTACCAGCTGCCCGGCGATGACTATCCGTATGGTATAGAGTATGAGTCACAGCAACTGCAataccaacagcaacagcaacaacagccgcaacaacagcagcagcagcaacaacaattgccaGTAGGCGATGTGGAGCAATCGTCAGCGGTTACATACCAAAGTTTGCCGGCCAGTCGCCAGAGTTACGCTTCACCGCCAGCTCTGATCATTCCCCAGCGGCAATCGTTGCTGCCCTGGGGTGCTCATTCGAGGAGTTCGATCATCAACGTCCTGCCCAGTTACACGCAAGCCGAGATGCATGCCTTGGCCGCCAGAGTGGCCAGCGTGGAGACCTCCGCTCCACGACCTGGTGAGATCGTGATGCGTAATCTCTTCAGTGACTTTACGGCGCAAGCTGAGAAGAAGATCGAGCTGGTGATGCTGGAGAGTGCCGACAAGAATCTATCGAAGCTGCTGCAGCGCGGCGAGGATCAGCAATTCGATCAGCTACTATCCGCACTGGGCTCGGTGGCCGAGCACTGCCTGCCATCGTTGCTGCACACTTTGCTAGCCTGGCATCGTCGCCAGCTGTCCGACATGGAGATCAAGAATGACCTCAAGAAACCAGCACCGAGTGGCAGCAGCTCCCAGGCGGCAACTAACAAGCCCACCGTGGACCTGGACTTTCAGCTGCAGCGAAGGGAAGCGGCAGTTGAGTTTATATTCTGTCTGGCACTCATCGAGATACTCAAACAGTTGCCGTATCATCCGGGCCACGAAGATCTGGTACGTAGCATCGAGAATCTGGCCTTCAAGCACTTCAAGTACAAGGATGGGCTGCAGAACAATCCGAATGCCCTCAATATCCACATGATCGCTGATCTGTACGCAGAGGTTATCGGTGTACTGGCTCAAAGTCGATTTGCATCGGTGCGCAAGCGCTTCATGAGCGAGCTGAAGGAGCTGCGCGGCAAGGAGGTGTCACCAACGACCACCCAGAGCATCATCAGCCTTCTGATGGGCATGAAGTTCTTCCGGGTCAAGATGGTGCCCATTGAGGAGTTCGAGGCGTCCTTTCAGTTTATGCACGAGTGCGGTCAGTACTTCTTGGAGGTGAAGGATAAGGATATCAAGCATGCTCTGGCCGGACTGTTTGTGGAGATCCTGGTGCCTGTGGCGGCGGTGAGTAGAAATTCCAATAGAATTTTTAGTCTTTTAATACATGATTTCCTTTTCGCAGGCCGTTAAAAACGAGGTGAATGTTCCGTGCGTTAAGAACTTTGTGGAGCTCCTCTATGTGCAAACTTTGGATGCCTCCACCAAGTCTAAGCATCGACTGGCCCTCTTCCCGCTGGTCACCTGCTTGCTGTGCGTCTCGCAAAAGACTTTCTTCCTGACCAACTGGCATTACTTCCTGGCCATGTGTTTGAGTAATCTGAAGAACCGCGATGCCAAAATGAGTCGCGTGGCACTCGAGTCGCTGTTTCGCCTACTGTGGGTCTACATGATACGCATCAAGTGTGAGTCCAACTCGGCGACTCACTCCCGCCTCCAGAGCATTGTCAACTCCCTGTTCCCCAAGTGAGTAATGTTTGTTTAACGTTAAAAACCATGCAAACGAATCCCTACTTATCCATATCAACTTGTTACTTGTTTTACAGGGGCTCCAAAGGAGTTGTGCCACGTGACACTCCCCTAAACATCTTTGTGAAGATCATCCAGTTCATCGCCCAGGAGCGTCTGGACTTTGCCATGCGCGAAATCGTGTACGATCTGCTGTGCGTAGGTCGTTCCATTAAGCTGATCCTAAATCCGGAACGTATGAGCATCGGACTGCGAGCATTCTTGGTCGTCGCCGACTCACTGCAGCAGAAGGCTGGTGAGCCACCGATGCCCAGAACAGTTCCAGTCCTACCATCCGGTAACACACTTCGGGTAAAAAAGACGTTCAACAAGATGTACGTTTTGCTAACGGATGACACCGCAAGAAGTATTGGAATGTCTACGTACTTCCCACATGTGCGCAGGGTTTTTGTGGATATTTTGAGAGCTTTGGATGTTCACTACGGTCGTCCACTGATGATGACGAATACTCAGAACCAGAACAAGGAGCCGGACGAAATGCTGTCTGGTGAAAGAAAGCCTCGCATCGATCTCTTCCGAACGTGTGTTGCCGCCGTACCCCGATTGATACCCGATACAATGACCCCTCATGAGCTGGTGGACATGCTCTCTCGACTGTCGGTCCACATGGATGAGGAGTTGCGAATTCTAACCCACCAGTCGCTTACGACTTTGGTCATAGATTTTCCGGATTGGCGTCAGGATGTCGTGCACGGTTACACTCAGTTTCTGGTGCGCGACGTCACCGACACCTATCCGCAGCTGCTGGAGAACTGCACGCGCATCCTGTTCACTTTCCTTAACATTTGGCGGTGTGCCACTAATGTGAACGGGAATAACACCACCAGTGCTCCTAGTGGAGCAGCCAACGTGGTAAATACAGCGCAAGCCAAAATGACTACGGCCACCACAACGACAACGGTGGTGCAGGCTACAGTGGTTCAAGTCACATCAGCGCCAGCAAAGGACACCGCCAGCAGTCAGTTGTCCAAGCAGCAGCATTTGAATACGGCCAGTAGTGCTGCCTCCAGCATAACTACCTCAAGCGGAATGTCGAGTATCACGCAACACACCGTACTAAACATGGCCAGCGATGTGGGCAAGAAGAATGAAATTCCGCTGGCCACCACTCTGCATTTTGTGGAGGGCTTTGCCTTGGTGTTACTCTGCAACTATCGCCCTTACTTGCGCAAGCTGGCCGCGCTGATCCTCAAGGAAGTGAAGAATCTGATGCGAGCATTGGGTATCCCAGAAACAGAACCCCCGCTCATCGATGTCATGGATCGTTGTGTTCCAACCATAATTGAGAAGTGCCTGCCACAGCTGCCGCAGACGGAGAAGACAGCTATTCTGAATGCCAATTGCATTGATCTGCAGTGGATAGCTGAAAGGTCGAGCGGAGTGTGGCTAGCTGGATTAACAGATGGTAGGAAGTCATTATATACCATGATAAACGAatattgaaacaaaattctgTTGATACTTCTTACAGACAACTCGAAATCGTCGACGTCTACGCTCAACCTCTCGCAGTCCAGTTCAACACCGAATGCATCCGCAACGGCAGCCAGCTCTCCACAGCCTCCGTTTGATCCCTGGGCCACCTGTTTGTTTGGATTGCTGGAACGACAGAACGTCCTGCAACAGTGCCCATCGGCAGTGGCGCAGGCCTGGCCCATTTGCTTCACGCGTCTAAACGCGCTGTACAGTGTCATTGATCCCACGTACGTTTAAATACGTTTTACCATAATCtacattattaattatattgaaatatttccGGTAATATAGCCCCGTGAGTGACAATCGAGCTTCATTGCTGCGAAGTTCGGCGCCCACCAAGAAAGTGCCCACCGAGAGCCAGAAGGATTCGTACTTGCGTCTTTGGAGGAATCAGGTGGCCTGTGCCATGCGACTGGTGCCCCAGATTCCCAGTGTTGCCGTTCGATGTGCATCACCTGACTTGAGTTTGAGGTGAGTGACGAAACGCATAGCATTTGTAAGTCATGTTCATGCAGACGAACAAATAACTGCCAAATTGAAAGGAAATCGATTTATGTCAAGCTTTAATCTTGCCGTAAGCTGATGTGAAAAGCCTCTAAAAAGGTTGACAATTTGTGTGTgttatttttctctgtgcatttGTTGTGTCCTCTCACTAACAGCTGCCCAAAATTCAACACAAACAAGACACTTCATTACTTTTGTTTGACTAACACTTCGCATTCAATTACATTCGGCACGATTTGCATGTAGTGATTATACATCTGTGTACTACAGTTGACCTGTACTTTGTTATTAAAAGAGCGTGTGAAATTGTAATCAAGttgaaaattcattttatgTTTTGAGCAAGAACAACCCAATTATCACTGCATTGTGGGTGGAGTGGGTTTTGTGTTTTAAGTTTGTGTGGCAAGCCAAACTACAGAACCGGAAGTGTGTGTTTTGAAGTTTGAAAATGGGTTTTGTCTTacttcatttgcatattaatgGTGAAtgtaaatcaattaaatttgtgATTATCAGAAATTGCCGCATACGCGTTACTCACACCGCTTGTTCTAAGTTTAGCTAACTTGTTTTACACACATGCACCCGATTGGATTCCTTAGAAACCACCAAtaagtttatattttgttaattaaaataaacttcaTGTGACAGCCTGCATAAGTATAAACAGCAGGGCTCTCCTGTCAATATTTGTTCATGCCATTGCGCGTTTAATagcttgtttattattttagagGCAAAGGTTAAAGGGTCAGACTTGGGACGGTAGCTGAACACTCACTCTTAATAGCACGTTGTTGCAAGGGAGCCCTATACTAGATAACATTGCTGGGACCTCAAAAATTTGGTTGACAACGATGCACAAAATGCGTGCCTGGTCACGAAAAAATTCCTGAAGCTTCTCAGCCATTTTTTTACGCTATTTACAGGCTTACAGATTCTTAGTAAGTAAATTTCGTTGTGATTCGTTCACAGTTGTGCATTGTAATGAACAAAAATTTCTGGATCGCCTTAAAGTATTTTTTCCATGTTCATCAATCAAGCTGAAATTAAGCtgcttataaataaaatttggtggaattttgttttcttattttggaGGGAGATAACCGATAAAAACGGATACTTAGTAAAATGTATCACAATATTTTGCTAAACTGCTAAAACACCTGTTATTTTAGCTACTGCATTTCGTTAAATTTCATACAAAATGTTTGTACATACTAAGTGTGCCCGTCCATTTGTTGCCattataaatgtattatttcCAGCAATTAGATTGGTTTTCAAAGAAACATTTTATTGAATCATATAATATGTTATAAGGCACCTGAAACCATTTTTTCATTGTGgtaaattattgaaattcgTTTCCATTGACTGTACGTAGAATTCCTAACTAGATTCAACTGAATTAAATGCGAAATATTGCAACCCacaacacgcacacacagcgCATTTCCATCACATCAGTGTGTAAATGTTGGTCGACGGAAAATGTCAATAAAAATGggtattttaaaaaaagtcCACTCCTATGTATACCACACTCATCCACCCACCTGCCTCATGCACATCCACCTGCACACCACATTGCACCTGTGCCCCGTGAACGTTAAAATCCATGTCCATCCCATGGGAGCTGGGCAAACAGATTGGCCAACATTATGCCAATATGATATCTCTGTGCAAGTGTGTACGTAAAACATTGATCACCATCAATCTCGAAATCGAACCAtcaccaaccaaccaaccagtCACCATGACTAGTCGTTCAGCATCGCCAAAACACAGCTGtttataaatatcaaaatcaATATATATGGATTGTAATTTATAGTTTACAAGATCAGTCGGACTCGCGTTCGCTGTCCGATTCCCTGGACAATATACCATCCAATGTGTTTGGGCCCGAGGGAATCGTCACGCGTTTCACGCTGCCACTCTCCTATGGACGCAAAGAGGCGCGCCAGAAGCGACTTGGGTAAAGCAAATACTtacagccaaaacaaaaatcaaaaaaccaaacaaaaactaaaaacccaATCAAAACTTGAACCTAATCCCAAAAACCAATACCGAGTAATAATGAAACACAATACCTGCAAAACAATAACTCGAATTACGTAACTTTTTGTACAAATAGCTATGTGCATCTTCTGTATGCAAAATTAGTATATTCCtgtgtttattatatttttgttgcctGTCTGTGTCTTTTTGTGTGTAGCTTTGGCatgttatttaaaatgtttttaattagcCTTAAAAGTTTTGATCCTCTGTATACGCTTTTTTGGGcttaatagtttttattttgaacaACAAAAATGGTCTCAGACTTCATATATGCTAGagcataattaattaatttcccaatAGCCTTAATAGTCTTTATCTAGaaactatttattttgaattttgaagGATCTTACTTAAACTCCAAGTAATCAAACATACTGCTTTATTGGAAGCAAAAtctttgtatatttgtttcgctctgaatgcaaatttatttgtttaagaCTGATTTTCAGAGATATTTTCCTATTCATCTGGTTGTCAAGTTGTTTCCGTTCAATTTGGCAACCAGTTTGCTTATCTCCTTCTATCTTTTTCCTGTGCAACCCGCCTCAAAACTGGTCACGCCCTCTATTTGCAGTTGGCTGAAAATAATGTCAAGacaagtttgtttatttttcatatagCGCATGTCAGTCAGTTACCCACAGTTCCCAAAACCCCACGAATCCCGCTGCCCAAAAACCTGGAAAAGCTTGATTAAGCTTCGTGTTCGCttttcagcagcagcagcaaaaaaattatataaaattgttatttgcttgctgtcatttattattattcgtcCTGACCAAACCTCCCcacaaaaggaaaagggaaaatcgAGGATGACAAAAAAGTGGGGTTTTAATTGAAAGATGATTTCGAGTTTAAAATTCATAATGTTTATTGTTGCACGCCGTAGAAGCAGAGGGTCCGAACgagatgtacatatatatttaaaatacgGCCTGGAATTCGAAATGGTCAAGTGAGCGACTTTTTACAGATCCAGTGTCGTAGCAGTTTAAATCGCAGTAAACTTTATGGACTTTCGCTAAATGATGACCTTGCCAAGGCAGCACAAGCACCCACAGCCAGATAGGAACATTAACAGAAATTACTGCCCCGGAGCGCTCGCTGTTTGACACTAAAATCCATGgccataaatttgttttacaGCTCATCGCCGGACTCCCTCAACGCCGATCGCAGTGACAAGTCAGCGATGGGCAGCGCATCCCCACAAGCGCTCTACAAACTGGTGGTGCCGCTGCTCCGGTGCGAGGTCGTCGATGTGCGAGATGCCGCCGTGAATGCCTTGGGTCTGATAAACCACGATGCGCTCAAGTAAGTCTCAAAGCAACATATATCCCACTTGATGCAACTGACaaagtgcgtgtgtgtgtgtgtgtgtgctccgGCAGGGATTTGATGGAGGAGCTGGTGGTGTACATCCGCGAGGCGGTGGACTGCAAGCAGGAGAATATGCGCAGGAGGCGGAGACGCGATGCCCTGCGTCTGCAGGTGGTGCGAGTGCTGGAGAAGATTGCCGAGAACGGAACGTTTGGTGTGAGGTAAGGCACTTCGAAACGCAATGATCAATATGTATATTGATTGCCCACTACTTTTCTATCCTCCACTTGCAGCACCTGTGTGCTGGAACGCGACACGATGTCGCTGCATCCCACCTTTGTGCTGTATATCTCGGGCGCCATGGGCTATCTAACGTCGGAGACGGACAAGGATAATCTCAGCATTCGCGAGGTGAAGGCCCACTTTTGCAATTTCATACGCAAGATGATTAAGAACTTCCCACGTAAGTCCTCAAAGTACTGTTTGATGGCGAATACTCTATACATCTCCTTTACATCTGCTACAACTGATTGCCTGTTCATTTCTCTTAGTTGAGTCCTGTGCCACACTGCTCTCCCGGGTCCTGAAGCGTAAtctattcaatttatttgccgCCTGGTGCGGCAGCTTCTCCAAGCCACTTGGGTACACCATGCAGAGCGACCATACGCTCGAGGAGGAGAAGCTGCAGTTCAGCGCCCTGCAGGCAAGTTAAATACCAAAAAACGCAacgttttagtaattttgcacattttaaaGCCATTAGTAACGCTGTAAGTGATTTACCTCTCTCCCTTTAGGCCATGTCCGCCCTGCTCTGTTGCGGTCAGATCTTCAATCCATCT
This portion of the Drosophila santomea strain STO CAGO 1482 chromosome 3L, Prin_Dsan_1.1, whole genome shotgun sequence genome encodes:
- the LOC120447503 gene encoding protein furry isoform X10, with protein sequence MDQLELQEDLFALDAGAAGTNQNPNEQHLSDPAASPATASPNNTSNNTATAGASTTSTTTGTSAAGGVGGGGGGGGIAVGVVTPTKSPQRNAFQEDAYQANLAGGDSVDNVESAQSDGNPSGGSPGQRHSINSAEYTSTPKTTRSGPSGSTTASGTTSPINYQLPGDDYPYGIEYESQQLQYQQQQQQQPQQQQQQQQQLPVGDVEQSSAVTYQSLPASRQSYASPPALIIPQRQSLLPWGAHSRSSIINVLPSYTQAEMHALAARVASVETSAPRPGEIVMRNLFSDFTAQAEKKIELVMLESADKNLSKLLQRGEDQQFDQLLSALGSVAEHCLPSLLHTLLAWHRRQLSDMEIKNDLKKPAPSGSSSQAATNKPTVDLDFQLQRREAAVEFIFCLALIEILKQLPYHPGHEDLVRSIENLAFKHFKYKDGLQNNPNALNIHMIADLYAEVIGVLAQSRFASVRKRFMSELKELRGKEVSPTTTQSIISLLMGMKFFRVKMVPIEEFEASFQFMHECGQYFLEVKDKDIKHALAGLFVEILVPVAAAVKNEVNVPCVKNFVELLYVQTLDASTKSKHRLALFPLVTCLLCVSQKTFFLTNWHYFLAMCLSNLKNRDAKMSRVALESLFRLLWVYMIRIKCESNSATHSRLQSIVNSLFPKGSKGVVPRDTPLNIFVKIIQFIAQERLDFAMREIVYDLLCVGRSIKLILNPERMSIGLRAFLVVADSLQQKAGEPPMPRTVPVLPSGNTLRVKKTFNKMYVLLTDDTARSIGMSTYFPHVRRVFVDILRALDVHYGRPLMMTNTQNQNKEPDEMLSGERKPRIDLFRTCVAAVPRLIPDTMTPHELVDMLSRLSVHMDEELRILTHQSLTTLVIDFPDWRQDVVHGYTQFLVRDVTDTYPQLLENCTRILFTFLNIWRCATNVNGNNTTSAPSGAANVVNTAQAKMTTATTTTTVVQATVVQVTSAPAKDTASSQLSKQQHLNTASSAASSITTSSGMSSITQHTVLNMASDVGKKNEIPLATTLHFVEGFALVLLCNYRPYLRKLAALILKEVKNLMRALGIPETEPPLIDVMDRCVPTIIEKCLPQLPQTEKTAILNANCIDLQWIAERSSGVWLAGLTDDNSKSSTSTLNLSQSSSTPNASATAASSPQPPFDPWATCLFGLLERQNVLQQCPSAVAQAWPICFTRLNALYSVIDPTPVSDNRASLLRSSAPTKKVPTESQKDSYLRLWRNQVACAMRLVPQIPSVAVRCASPDLSLSLQDQSDSRSLSDSLDNIPSNVFGPEGIVTRFTLPLSYGRKEARQKRLGSSPDSLNADRSDKSAMGSASPQALYKLVVPLLRCEVVDVRDAAVNALGLINHDALKDLMEELVVYIREAVDCKQENMRRRRRRDALRLQVVRVLEKIAENGTFGVSTCVLERDTMSLHPTFVLYISGAMGYLTSETDKDNLSIREVKAHFCNFIRKMIKNFPLESCATLLSRVLKRNLFNLFAAWCGSFSKPLGYTMQSDHTLEEEKLQFSALQAMSALLCCGQIFNPSYLQDDSIIYKWLDMLLTSKNEKIYQLARDTVVLLLESNPDIGQLLEWVIDRCYTSTPREADACFLALASIFSAKEYPCDHYTSVITVTLLMTGCPRVEVHATALQLLQILDKRFFGSVVGTLHSENEKEDDKVGTLDVLLSSAYCRSQRFLSKQLAQLRPELTMSIFSEITHRFQSAREDVRALLLQCLLPWLQNMELVATNVPPATPLSYIMYFPDSGTRGRREGTGSTEATEMILNNLFYITAKFSDAHPRDIEELWGTLCQFWPNNLKVILRYLVIMSGMAPTELLPYAKRVALYLVRSCPDRLLDELMAELQTVETLNCLIERTETPPFYRLTSMRKASSHSADGQAAGGINDSRIQDLAVEKGTIHTKRHSGEDPIKIGTCKSDSGIRAYTQAAAAAAAAAVTPGSSGNRPPRGADKIRAASGPSILPRPEDILINDPELRQEENVELRGTSDAPPNAHPHPLPMPEYGGYFAPLTEFLPDVSLPISGFHRCNVAVMLLTDIVVDGIPGIDWTLHLPLMLHILFLGLDHTRIIVREHCKQLCVNLLIVLAEHNDHLTVARILLNSETSKLDLGLTVPALPVIDNNFTELHQQFDSYLLHVSPQAAAYALQHNLSSSTIIAAHHQNLSQTPQNQQQTGSQNGQTTTPPGLTATPAALQINPNNSENSEVPLIHPDEHAPPQPGPSMPIAHVIKSLLKFLAQDTCQPLWNYEDITAKVWAVKSAEQLSCFLKHMVKVFADSYPQARIAERWAQTALQLGLSCSSRHYAGRCLQIFRALNVPINSRMLSDILSRLVETVAEQGEDMQGYVTELLLTLEAAVDSLDSDFRPLDVMKDIFKSTPNLNNKDGGPNSILPGKKSPSGMTPQSSNYSIPSHGRSTSYSVSYCGRKANNSPCDKQVELRNRSSGIDLERSVVCKFGVGGGGAGSALSRSRSAQSLKMLGDTATQDDKMTILAQLFWLSVSLLESDYEHEFMLALRLLTRVLHRLPLDRPDARDKVEKLQQQLKWTAYPGVHALLLKGCTHSATYEPTITLLSQFAPLLTLPVCDPTQSCAFPMNVIALLPYMLLHYEDANEICIRSAENIAQVSTELGAKLENLGTVMTLYSRKTFCKESFQWTKCVVKYLHDTYAHMGLHMVAFLIEVLEKGPQQVQVPVLNVIHCMLHYVDLSAPQAQSINADLLRAIGKYLDTAYWKDSLKILKLIVTRSSSLQVVPPSDGSSAGLSFSFYGAYPDSDMFCKKELAGRTMEFTFDVSQTPLIGRRILLKTEEPVAGGAVSTTGSSSLNSTLTNATTVTVAPSAAQQQTNVQMQQQRANTNVAALAAAAAAQHQQQQHAIGAGSSVVGTPNSPRRSASLSPADTVPLSGWKRPWMSQCRVRECLVNLLTTCGQRVGLPKSPSSLSTSLLTGSIATRQSVSFILITLLYYSSKC